The Bacillota bacterium genome includes a window with the following:
- a CDS encoding glycerol-3-phosphate acyltransferase, with the protein MYSILSNLFSLLTGYLIGSFLPAYFITKHLKGLDIRDIGTKNAGTTNVKRSVGFWPAVITGLYDTTKGLLAIAIAIYIFNVPETVAYASGFAAILGHMFPFYLNFRGGRGVAAATGMLIVFLIKLSFGLPLHILIGDVVFLAFLALAIYYTTLDENFLSVVFLPVLIALLLIRFRFSPTLMLVLALVCFIFVISAINMKQLKIFTIKSEDFRLWRVMIRPVAVILPILGLFISKKVLLQLTGSVLAFFLAADMFRISWKKAENILEKEHVKGFKIYKAKEKKRISSMTMFLLGVFSSFVFFKYEVAFAVISFSIFGDMMAKIIGINYSRRYFKWGNSSPKTVEGTIGFAIMSVSVAYFLYAIGILPLGAGILGAVIASAVEALPFPVDDNLSVPIISGAVISLILR; encoded by the coding sequence ATGTATAGTATATTATCTAATTTATTCTCTCTTCTTACAGGTTATTTAATTGGATCATTCCTGCCGGCATATTTTATTACAAAGCATTTGAAGGGTCTGGACATCCGCGATATAGGGACAAAAAATGCAGGCACAACAAATGTAAAACGCAGCGTAGGTTTTTGGCCTGCCGTGATAACAGGCCTTTATGATACCACCAAGGGACTGTTAGCCATAGCAATAGCTATATATATCTTCAACGTTCCTGAAACGGTAGCATACGCAAGCGGGTTTGCCGCCATACTCGGCCACATGTTCCCGTTTTATCTTAATTTCAGAGGGGGTAGAGGGGTTGCGGCTGCAACAGGCATGCTTATAGTATTTCTTATAAAACTTTCATTTGGGTTACCGTTGCATATACTTATTGGAGACGTGGTTTTTCTGGCTTTTCTGGCTTTAGCCATATATTACACGACATTGGACGAAAATTTTCTTTCTGTTGTGTTTTTGCCGGTTCTAATTGCATTGCTCCTCATTCGTTTCCGCTTTTCACCGACACTTATGTTGGTATTGGCATTGGTATGCTTTATTTTTGTTATTAGCGCAATAAACATGAAGCAACTGAAAATTTTTACAATAAAAAGCGAAGACTTCAGGTTATGGAGGGTCATGATAAGGCCGGTTGCCGTTATATTGCCAATACTGGGTTTGTTTATAAGCAAAAAAGTGCTTTTGCAACTTACTGGCTCTGTTCTTGCTTTTTTTCTTGCTGCAGACATGTTTAGAATATCTTGGAAGAAGGCTGAGAACATTCTTGAAAAAGAGCATGTAAAGGGTTTTAAAATATATAAGGCGAAAGAGAAGAAGAGAATATCATCCATGACGATGTTTCTTCTCGGTGTTTTTTCATCTTTTGTGTTTTTTAAATACGAGGTAGCATTTGCAGTTATTAGTTTCTCAATATTTGGAGACATGATGGCTAAAATTATAGGCATAAATTACAGCCGGAGGTACTTCAAATGGGGCAACTCCTCCCCAAAAACCGTTGAAGGTACTATAGGTTTTGCGATAATGTCCGTTTCGGTAGCTTATTTTCTATATGCCATAGGTATTTTACCTCTTGGAGCAGGTATACTTGGCGCTGTTATAGCATCGGCAGTTGAAGCTCTGCCTTTCCCTGTGGATGATAACTTAAGCGTGCCGATTATCTCCGGCGCAGTTATATCGCTTATTTTAAGATAA
- a CDS encoding DUF4424 family protein, producing the protein MQKCRFVLRLSFILSIFLIIILVSSNSYANDTSLGRFGETVSPVNNSNVIMQAEDITVRVSEGISKVECEFVFINDSQEETTVLMGFPSGDLDDETEKMAEWFHDYKLYNFTAWVDGKEVEVKLEKGVGPETGQDSLNFPYWYTWEVNFKPGEKKTVRNTYETRNTSSSIGLIQTGYVLTTGAPWKDRIENARIIFVMENVEPYQLESISPANYIYEGDRITWEFKDFEPDSNIKVVFSVRERYLLRDQFRYDARLNSIIEMENQGKYKEIVEFIDEFMQEKDYDNYDEYIETGLKLARAKALLKIGDDDQAIGILDDIADAGGLGSREAAYLLLSYYKDKGIDKYREFYEKKVFLRTNGVFQKLAVDMFPDLKSGYPPEITNLKITRQKISVDIEDKDDDLKKMSVEVWYMEDGKKMHLVDYQIDDFMYNRYTGRYYAFLPEVGDDKKVYYRVYAEDWAGNTVDTGEKEIKAYTGYNEHQDAEGGHWASKYAELLSDIEEVPENITDGDKYITNKDLFNILVKYSYLSPAEKYRQKDIFSQFLIEDRLVSRAEAINVITCFLHGVQGFKMDIQASYEDTYGKQFKDWEDVPKEYKDSILAALRIGAVIGYPDVTLKPTNYITTNEVLAVLARIKYGEISKKEETGKSKGDAYINIVFKDEEAFKWYNEHSGDRYVVYEDGQWYVLEDDRGQVYKQKCSEELAIKIKNTMPQIYYEEKNGTVEINILQKLGGPPHRYVLIVDKNTLEITGREIRDY; encoded by the coding sequence ATGCAGAAGTGTAGATTTGTTCTTCGTTTATCTTTTATTCTATCAATTTTCTTAATTATTATTTTAGTATCCTCAAACAGCTATGCTAATGATACAAGCCTGGGCAGATTCGGAGAAACGGTAAGCCCGGTTAATAACTCAAACGTTATCATGCAGGCTGAAGATATAACTGTGAGGGTTTCAGAAGGAATCAGCAAAGTGGAATGCGAATTTGTGTTTATCAATGATTCACAGGAAGAAACAACTGTGCTTATGGGGTTTCCCAGCGGGGATTTGGATGATGAAACGGAGAAAATGGCGGAATGGTTTCATGACTATAAGCTTTACAATTTTACTGCATGGGTTGACGGGAAAGAGGTGGAGGTAAAGCTTGAAAAGGGCGTAGGTCCGGAAACCGGGCAGGATAGTCTGAATTTCCCTTACTGGTATACATGGGAAGTGAATTTTAAACCCGGAGAAAAGAAAACGGTGAGAAATACTTACGAAACAAGGAATACCAGCAGTTCAATCGGACTGATCCAGACAGGTTACGTTTTAACCACCGGCGCCCCTTGGAAGGATAGAATAGAAAATGCGAGAATAATATTTGTTATGGAAAATGTTGAGCCATACCAGTTGGAAAGTATAAGTCCCGCTAATTACATATATGAAGGAGACAGAATTACATGGGAATTTAAGGATTTTGAACCGGACAGCAATATAAAAGTAGTGTTTAGTGTCAGGGAAAGGTACCTGTTGAGAGACCAGTTTAGGTATGATGCCAGATTGAACTCCATTATTGAAATGGAGAACCAGGGCAAATATAAAGAAATAGTTGAATTTATCGATGAATTTATGCAAGAAAAGGACTATGATAATTATGATGAATATATCGAAACCGGATTGAAACTGGCGAGAGCAAAAGCCCTTCTTAAGATAGGAGATGATGACCAGGCGATAGGGATACTTGATGACATAGCAGATGCAGGAGGCTTGGGAAGCAGGGAGGCTGCGTATTTGCTACTTAGTTATTATAAGGATAAGGGAATTGATAAATACAGGGAGTTTTATGAAAAGAAAGTATTTTTAAGGACCAATGGGGTTTTTCAAAAGCTTGCAGTTGATATGTTCCCCGACTTAAAAAGCGGTTATCCTCCTGAAATTACTAACCTGAAGATAACCCGGCAAAAAATAAGTGTAGATATCGAGGACAAAGATGATGATCTTAAAAAGATGTCGGTGGAAGTGTGGTACATGGAAGACGGAAAAAAGATGCACCTGGTAGATTATCAGATTGATGATTTTATGTACAACCGTTACACCGGCAGGTACTATGCATTTCTACCTGAAGTCGGGGATGATAAAAAGGTATATTACCGGGTCTATGCTGAAGACTGGGCCGGAAACACAGTGGACACAGGAGAAAAAGAGATAAAGGCATATACCGGATATAATGAGCATCAAGATGCCGAGGGTGGTCACTGGGCTTCAAAATATGCGGAACTGTTGTCCGATATTGAAGAAGTTCCGGAAAACATAACGGATGGGGATAAGTACATAACAAATAAAGACTTATTTAATATACTGGTTAAGTATTCGTATCTTTCTCCTGCAGAAAAATACAGGCAGAAAGACATTTTTTCACAGTTTTTAATTGAAGACAGGCTTGTAAGCCGGGCAGAGGCTATAAATGTCATAACGTGCTTTCTTCACGGCGTGCAGGGGTTTAAAATGGATATACAGGCATCATACGAGGATACATACGGCAAACAGTTCAAAGATTGGGAGGATGTACCTAAAGAGTACAAAGACAGTATATTGGCTGCTTTAAGAATAGGAGCGGTTATAGGGTACCCGGACGTTACCCTGAAACCCACCAATTATATTACTACCAATGAAGTTCTGGCTGTCCTGGCCAGGATAAAGTACGGTGAAATTTCAAAAAAGGAAGAGACGGGCAAAAGCAAGGGAGATGCATATATAAATATAGTATTTAAAGATGAGGAAGCTTTTAAATGGTACAATGAACATTCAGGAGACAGATATGTCGTATATGAGGATGGACAGTGGTATGTATTGGAAGATGATAGGGGCCAGGTTTATAAACAGAAATGCTCTGAGGAGTTAGCAATAAAAATTAAGAATACAATGCCGCAAATATACTATGAAGAGAAAAATGGAACAGTGGAAATAAATATACTGCAAAAGCTTGGGGGTCCACCTCACCGCTATGTTTTGATTGTTGATAAGAACACTCTTGAAATTACAGGTAGAGAAATAAGGGATTATTGA
- a CDS encoding NAD(P)-dependent alcohol dehydrogenase produces MQDVNRCAYLDSDHKFTILKVHKPKPAEDEVTVRIMVNGICGSDIHFYHEGRLGNFVVTKPYIPGHEASGIIEDVGKGVENFIPGDRVVIEPGIPCGKCNYCRIGRYNLCKEVVFLSAPPINGTFCDYITVRADCVHKFPENISFEEAALIEPTAVAIHAVNRANFRNGSTALIIGVGPIGLLTMQTFKAAGGSKVICADISENRLKIAKELGADEVINVADNKEELHEAADIIFETAGSVSATASLFNIARRGGCVVQVGWPGNIIVEMNIANFIDKELNYIAVNRYANAFPTAISWISDGRINVGRLITHRFEFDNIAEAFEVSLKNREKVIKTVVINRR; encoded by the coding sequence ATGCAGGATGTTAATCGTTGTGCATACTTGGATTCAGACCATAAGTTTACAATTTTAAAAGTACATAAACCAAAGCCCGCTGAGGATGAGGTTACAGTGAGGATTATGGTTAACGGTATTTGTGGTTCGGATATTCATTTTTACCATGAGGGGAGGCTGGGAAATTTTGTTGTTACAAAACCATATATTCCAGGGCATGAAGCCAGTGGGATTATTGAGGACGTAGGAAAGGGTGTAGAAAATTTCATACCTGGGGATCGGGTAGTAATAGAACCTGGTATTCCATGTGGAAAATGTAATTATTGTAGGATAGGACGCTATAATCTCTGTAAGGAGGTTGTATTTCTTTCTGCTCCACCAATAAACGGTACATTTTGTGATTATATTACCGTCCGAGCAGATTGTGTACACAAGTTTCCTGAAAATATTTCTTTTGAGGAGGCAGCCTTGATTGAACCTACTGCCGTTGCCATACATGCAGTAAATAGGGCTAATTTTAGAAATGGCAGTACTGCCTTAATTATAGGAGTTGGCCCTATTGGTCTGTTAACAATGCAGACTTTTAAGGCAGCAGGCGGTTCAAAGGTAATTTGTGCGGATATATCGGAAAACCGTCTTAAGATAGCAAAAGAATTAGGTGCAGATGAAGTAATAAATGTTGCTGATAACAAGGAAGAGTTACATGAAGCAGCAGATATTATTTTTGAAACTGCAGGCTCAGTTAGTGCAACAGCATCCTTATTCAATATTGCAAGGCGTGGCGGATGTGTTGTACAAGTAGGGTGGCCTGGAAATATTATAGTAGAAATGAATATAGCCAATTTCATTGATAAGGAACTAAATTATATTGCAGTGAATAGATATGCAAATGCTTTTCCTACGGCAATTTCATGGATCTCGGATGGACGGATTAACGTAGGTAGGCTGATAACCCACCGGTTTGAATTTGATAACATTGCCGAAGCATTTGAAGTTTCCCTTAAAAACCGAGAAAAGGTAATTAAAACGGTGGTCATAAATAGAAGATAA
- a CDS encoding AAA family ATPase, with amino-acid sequence MFVLLGYIIHEMIHENNRIRIYRGYAVRGQVPVIIKVLKEEANNPVEISKFIYEYEITRTLEIEGIIKPIRLEKAGNSLALIMEDTGAVYLREYVRNNYVDIPTFLDIAVQLAETLGELHQNGIIHRDLRSENILVHPGTGKTKIIDFSTAVLFSTKIENATITGAPLGTLEHMPLGMPLEQSWRVESDADYRSDYYSLGVVFYEVLTGQPLLQSEDPVECLHVHIAGKPEAPDKINPKIPQALCAVIMKLLSQNPDERYQSAFGLVRDLEECRRQWNLAGKIEPFTPGQMDISPRFELPRRLYGRKDEAQVLKTAFERACANQGEFIMVSGYAGTGKTMLINETLKPIAMKKGYFAYGKFDQLRQNIPYASFAAAMGSVIRQLMTESKENLEIWREKILRALGRSGAVITGLIPEVEMIIGQQPPVEALQPKEAQNRFFMVFGNFIKVFAEKEHPLVIFLDDIQWADLSSLQLIRYLCRDTNLDYLLLAGAYRDNEVTAEHPLPVILEKIREEGIPVRQIHLAPFDRTEVIEFIAGALHCPEAKVELLADTLYRKTCGIPFFLGQLLKSVYNEKLITFNMKKGCWEWEIEAILGLQMPDDVMDLILEKLQTLPGETISILKLASCIGNTFDIKTLSTICEKTQVETASLIFPAVLEGFVPLVSHEEKDLQVSHQGTVTGIYEFLHDMVRQAVYSLFPEEEKKKAHVKVGRMILQSMSQNELDDRILSVLDHLNRGLDLIKDLEERLKLAGYNLTAGRKAKASAAYDLAISFFRAGMELLPDGSWDSCYNLCYDLYMERAQCEYLAGDPTMAERLFDMIVNRLGTELERADVYSLKMVLYTGTGKYGEAVKIGLNALKNLGMKLPSKPGIFDNARELLLYKWHMRNKSIDDLAELPEMEDPVQKKVAQLLISFILVTCTSYPDLYALAIIKAGNHAVRYGNNEIASIGYIGYSIIEGSVLGNYADGYKLGKVAVTLVERFGKNFAKCIVYFTVGSIIYHWTRHGKEGLQYLYKAVQCAIEAGNVLIAGYSYGVILENKYIMGTALDEVLEEARKCSSYARKMKHENLAINAAIYERLASALVGRSGGFAPVGADGFDEDGFIKSMKGDKASMAAYYFSKMQLCYLSGEYRDAISAAEKIKSCTGAIMGFMLSAEYNFYYSLAITAIYEQLSPKDRKRFIKVLKKNQRQMKKWSYFCPENFLHKYLLVEAEISRIFGRKQKAWNLYDKAIRSAHENGYIQNKAIACELAARFYSAEGRDRIAKAYMSDAFRLYCEWGAVAKIQDLECRYPELLDGVEVEEEKGKYDSAEILRNILMFSNISESKAASDRDIYSIQKVIRNISEQSDPDKLLENFLEVAVESAGANKGYLILEKDDELFIEAAIEAAKVNESSRGVVIKSISLEESDNLSRSVVRYVARTFEPVIVNSIEQAGIFARDPYITKSGVKSIACIPLQLRDIPVGVLYLENSFMPGVFTEERLGLLKLLAGQMIYAKALQTFLERDASEIKGETYLSPADFLTEREMEVLRLIGAGLSNREIAERLEVTVNTVKTHIKNIYGKLQVNRRVQVVARAKELNML; translated from the coding sequence ATGTTTGTTTTGCTTGGTTACATAATCCATGAAATGATACATGAAAACAACAGGATAAGGATTTATAGAGGGTATGCAGTCCGGGGTCAGGTACCGGTTATCATAAAGGTGCTAAAGGAAGAGGCAAACAATCCAGTGGAAATATCCAAATTCATTTATGAGTACGAGATTACCCGAACTCTTGAGATTGAGGGCATTATTAAGCCTATTAGACTGGAGAAGGCTGGTAACTCTCTTGCTCTAATAATGGAAGACACCGGGGCCGTATACCTAAGAGAATATGTTAGGAACAACTATGTAGATATTCCAACCTTCCTTGATATAGCTGTCCAGCTAGCGGAGACACTGGGCGAACTTCACCAAAATGGAATAATTCACAGGGATTTGAGGTCGGAAAACATACTTGTTCATCCCGGAACAGGAAAAACAAAAATAATTGACTTTAGCACAGCGGTCCTTTTTTCTACGAAAATTGAAAATGCAACAATAACCGGTGCCCCCTTAGGGACTCTTGAACATATGCCCCTAGGTATGCCCCTAGAGCAGTCATGGCGGGTGGAAAGTGATGCCGACTACCGCAGCGACTATTATTCTCTCGGAGTAGTATTTTACGAAGTTTTAACCGGTCAGCCTCTATTGCAGTCTGAAGACCCTGTTGAATGTTTGCATGTCCACATTGCCGGGAAGCCGGAAGCTCCGGATAAAATTAATCCAAAGATACCTCAGGCCTTATGCGCCGTTATTATGAAACTGCTTTCCCAAAATCCTGATGAGAGGTACCAGAGTGCTTTTGGACTTGTAAGAGATTTGGAGGAATGCAGGCGGCAGTGGAACCTGGCAGGAAAAATTGAACCATTCACTCCCGGACAGATGGATATATCTCCGCGTTTTGAGCTGCCACGCAGGCTTTATGGAAGGAAAGATGAGGCACAAGTTCTGAAAACTGCTTTCGAGCGTGCATGCGCTAATCAGGGAGAATTTATCATGGTAAGCGGATATGCTGGTACAGGGAAAACTATGTTGATAAACGAAACCCTCAAGCCTATTGCGATGAAAAAAGGATATTTTGCATACGGCAAATTTGACCAGCTGCGTCAAAATATACCCTACGCTTCCTTTGCCGCTGCCATGGGAAGTGTGATAAGGCAGCTTATGACCGAGAGCAAGGAAAACCTCGAAATATGGAGGGAAAAAATATTGCGAGCCCTGGGGCGTAGCGGTGCCGTTATTACCGGGCTGATTCCCGAAGTAGAAATGATAATCGGACAACAACCACCTGTTGAAGCACTTCAGCCAAAGGAGGCACAGAACCGCTTCTTTATGGTATTCGGAAATTTTATCAAGGTTTTTGCAGAGAAAGAACATCCCTTGGTAATATTTTTGGATGACATACAGTGGGCTGATTTGTCTTCTTTACAGCTTATCAGATACCTTTGCAGGGATACTAACCTGGATTATCTGCTTCTTGCCGGCGCCTACAGGGATAACGAGGTTACGGCGGAACATCCGCTGCCCGTGATCCTCGAGAAAATCAGGGAGGAAGGGATTCCAGTGCGCCAAATTCACCTCGCTCCTTTTGACCGTACAGAAGTTATAGAGTTCATTGCGGGAGCCTTGCACTGCCCCGAGGCAAAAGTTGAATTGCTCGCCGATACATTGTACCGTAAAACGTGTGGTATTCCCTTCTTCCTGGGACAGTTATTAAAGAGCGTTTATAACGAAAAGCTTATAACGTTCAATATGAAGAAAGGCTGCTGGGAATGGGAAATAGAAGCCATACTGGGATTGCAAATGCCCGATGACGTTATGGACCTTATACTTGAAAAGCTGCAAACGCTTCCGGGAGAAACGATCAGCATCTTAAAACTGGCTTCCTGTATCGGAAATACTTTTGATATCAAAACTCTGTCTACCATCTGTGAAAAAACACAGGTTGAAACGGCCTCACTTATTTTTCCGGCCGTTCTCGAGGGATTTGTACCTCTTGTATCTCATGAGGAAAAGGATTTGCAGGTATCACATCAAGGTACTGTAACCGGTATTTATGAATTCTTGCATGACATGGTCAGGCAAGCGGTGTATTCCCTGTTTCCGGAAGAAGAGAAGAAAAAGGCACACGTGAAGGTTGGCCGGATGATTCTGCAAAGTATGAGCCAGAACGAGCTTGACGACAGGATATTGTCCGTTTTGGACCATTTAAACCGAGGCCTGGATTTAATTAAAGACCTGGAGGAAAGGCTGAAGCTTGCAGGATATAACCTGACAGCGGGCCGGAAAGCAAAAGCCTCTGCTGCTTACGATTTGGCCATTAGCTTTTTTAGAGCAGGTATGGAGCTTCTGCCGGACGGTTCATGGGATAGCTGCTACAATCTATGCTACGACCTTTACATGGAACGTGCCCAGTGCGAGTATCTTGCGGGCGATCCCACAATGGCGGAGCGACTGTTCGACATGATAGTCAACCGGCTGGGGACAGAGCTTGAGAGGGCGGATGTGTACAGCCTGAAGATGGTGTTGTATACCGGAACGGGGAAATACGGCGAAGCTGTAAAAATTGGCTTAAATGCATTGAAAAATCTTGGGATGAAACTGCCATCCAAGCCCGGTATATTCGATAATGCTAGGGAACTGCTGTTATACAAATGGCATATGCGCAATAAGAGCATAGATGACCTGGCTGAACTGCCTGAGATGGAGGATCCGGTTCAGAAGAAAGTTGCCCAGCTCCTTATAAGCTTTATATTAGTTACATGCACAAGTTATCCCGATTTATATGCACTGGCCATCATAAAAGCAGGCAATCATGCAGTAAGATATGGTAATAACGAAATAGCTTCAATAGGATATATAGGATATAGTATAATTGAAGGAAGCGTGCTGGGCAATTACGCAGACGGGTACAAGCTTGGCAAGGTGGCAGTAACACTTGTGGAAAGGTTTGGTAAAAACTTTGCTAAGTGCATTGTGTATTTTACGGTCGGTTCGATTATATACCATTGGACACGGCATGGAAAAGAAGGGCTTCAATACCTGTATAAAGCCGTACAATGTGCCATTGAAGCTGGAAATGTGCTTATAGCCGGGTACTCCTACGGAGTTATTCTCGAAAACAAATACATTATGGGGACAGCTCTCGATGAAGTCCTGGAGGAAGCACGAAAGTGCAGCAGCTATGCCCGGAAAATGAAACACGAAAACCTTGCTATAAACGCTGCAATCTATGAACGGCTTGCTTCTGCTTTGGTAGGCCGGAGCGGCGGCTTTGCTCCAGTTGGTGCCGACGGTTTTGATGAAGATGGCTTTATTAAATCAATGAAAGGCGATAAGGCATCGATGGCAGCTTATTATTTTTCAAAAATGCAGCTTTGCTACCTGTCCGGCGAATATCGAGATGCAATCTCTGCGGCAGAAAAAATCAAAAGCTGTACAGGTGCGATAATGGGGTTTATGCTATCCGCAGAATACAATTTCTATTACTCTCTTGCAATTACTGCTATATATGAGCAACTGTCTCCAAAGGACAGGAAAAGATTCATAAAAGTACTTAAGAAAAACCAGCGGCAGATGAAGAAATGGTCGTATTTCTGCCCGGAAAACTTCCTGCACAAGTACTTGTTGGTTGAGGCCGAAATATCGCGTATATTCGGGAGGAAACAGAAAGCCTGGAACCTGTATGATAAAGCCATCCGGTCCGCACATGAAAACGGTTATATTCAGAACAAAGCCATCGCCTGTGAACTGGCTGCAAGGTTTTATTCGGCTGAAGGCAGGGACAGGATTGCAAAGGCATATATGAGCGATGCTTTCCGTTTATACTGCGAATGGGGAGCAGTAGCAAAGATACAGGATTTGGAATGCCGGTATCCGGAACTGTTAGATGGAGTAGAGGTGGAAGAGGAAAAGGGAAAGTATGATTCAGCCGAAATATTAAGAAATATTCTCATGTTTTCTAATATCAGCGAAAGCAAAGCGGCAAGCGACCGTGATATTTACTCGATTCAAAAGGTGATACGGAATATCTCGGAACAATCTGACCCTGATAAGCTACTGGAAAACTTTTTGGAGGTTGCAGTGGAAAGCGCCGGTGCGAACAAGGGGTACTTGATACTGGAAAAGGACGATGAATTATTCATTGAAGCAGCAATTGAAGCAGCAAAGGTCAACGAAAGCAGCCGAGGAGTAGTCATAAAATCTATTTCCCTGGAAGAAAGCGACAACCTTTCAAGGTCGGTGGTACGGTATGTTGCCAGAACATTTGAACCGGTGATAGTGAATAGTATCGAGCAGGCCGGAATATTTGCCAGGGACCCGTATATTACAAAATCCGGGGTAAAATCCATAGCTTGTATTCCCCTGCAACTTAGAGACATACCTGTAGGGGTTTTGTACCTGGAAAACAGTTTTATGCCAGGAGTATTTACCGAAGAGCGTCTTGGGCTACTAAAACTCCTGGCGGGTCAAATGATCTATGCAAAAGCACTGCAGACATTTTTGGAGAGGGATGCCTCTGAAATAAAGGGTGAAACATACCTGTCTCCGGCTGATTTCCTTACAGAAAGAGAGATGGAGGTACTCAGGCTGATTGGGGCAGGGCTGTCGAACAGGGAAATTGCTGAAAGGCTGGAGGTTACCGTAAATACTGTCAAAACCCATATAAAGAATATATACGGAAAACTCCAGGTGAATAGAAGGGTACAGGTCGTGGCAAGGGCGAAGGAATTGAATATGTTGTAA
- a CDS encoding HD-GYP domain-containing protein: protein MRDEEHLPVKRKKYVHLYQCRPGDILADDLYNDHGILIVSKGTVINEYIIKRLEAFRVRQLSVYEPKDRKKGEKNVLFIKKFKRDYKENLDIIKQVLNDLVSGKKLDYEKIEYISNFVYSQISNISYILECMNEIKNVSEYTYTHSINVSVYALLIARWLGLSEEETKSVVTTGILHDIGKSRIPVDILNKKGPLLPEEYEQIKNHTAIGCELTENIPQITNDIREGIYMHHEREDGKGYPLGIKGDRINRYSKIISVADVYDALTSERIYKKRITPFDTFREFLRIGYGYFDTKVMITFLSNVSSYYIGSKVKMNNGKTGEVVFISPQSISTPIVSVDGMYIDLSQNKQYKIVEMV from the coding sequence GTGCGTGATGAAGAACATTTGCCTGTAAAAAGGAAAAAGTATGTGCATCTTTATCAATGCAGGCCGGGGGATATACTTGCAGATGATCTGTACAATGACCACGGCATTCTTATTGTATCGAAAGGCACAGTAATTAATGAGTATATTATTAAAAGGCTGGAGGCTTTCCGGGTACGCCAGTTATCGGTGTACGAGCCAAAGGATCGAAAAAAAGGAGAAAAAAACGTGCTGTTTATAAAAAAATTTAAAAGAGACTATAAGGAAAACCTTGATATAATAAAGCAGGTGTTGAATGACCTGGTATCAGGGAAAAAACTGGATTATGAGAAAATTGAGTATATTTCTAATTTCGTTTATTCCCAAATAAGCAACATAAGCTATATCCTGGAATGTATGAATGAAATAAAAAACGTGTCTGAATATACTTATACACACAGTATCAATGTTTCGGTTTATGCTTTACTAATAGCCAGGTGGTTGGGCCTATCGGAAGAAGAAACTAAAAGTGTTGTTACAACGGGTATTCTACATGATATAGGCAAATCAAGAATACCCGTCGATATTTTAAATAAGAAAGGTCCGCTGTTGCCAGAGGAATATGAGCAGATAAAGAATCATACCGCTATTGGATGTGAGCTTACGGAAAATATCCCGCAAATAACTAATGATATAAGGGAAGGTATATACATGCATCATGAGCGGGAGGATGGAAAGGGTTACCCTCTTGGTATAAAAGGAGATAGGATAAACCGGTATTCAAAAATCATATCCGTTGCCGATGTATATGACGCATTAACTTCAGAAAGGATTTACAAAAAACGGATTACTCCATTTGATACATTCAGGGAGTTTTTAAGAATAGGATACGGATATTTTGATACAAAAGTTATGATAACCTTTCTCTCCAATGTATCAAGTTATTACATTGGTTCAAAGGTGAAAATGAATAATGGTAAAACAGGTGAAGTTGTTTTTATCTCGCCGCAAAGTATTTCAACGCCGATTGTATCTGTTGACGGCATGTATATAGATTTATCGCAAAACAAGCAATATAAAATTGTTGAGATGGTGTAG